From a region of the Mercurialis annua linkage group LG1-X, ddMerAnnu1.2, whole genome shotgun sequence genome:
- the LOC126665934 gene encoding derlin-2.2 gives MAQAVEEWYKQMPIITRSYLTAAIVTTIGCSLEIISPHNLYLHPTLVVKNYQFWRLVTNFLYFRKMDLDFLFHMFFLARYCKLLEENSFRGRTADFFYMLIFGATVLTGIVLVGVTIPYLSESFAKIIFLSNSLTFMMVYVWSKQNPFIHMSFLGLFTFTAAYLPWVLLGFSVLVGASAWVDLLGMIAGHAYYFLEDVYPRMTGRRPLRTPSFIKALFADDAVVVARPANVRFAPPPVEELHED, from the exons ATGGCTCAAGCTGTAGAGGAATGGTACAAGCAGATGCCAATTATCACCCGTTCTTATCTCACGGCGGCTATTGTCACCACAATTGGATGTTCCCTTGAA ATAATATCTCCTCATAATCTTTATTTGCATCCTACATTGGTTGTTAAGAATTATCAGTTCTGGCGTCTCGTCACAAATTTCCTCTACTTCAGGAAAATGG ACCTGGACTTTTTGTTCCATATGTTCTTTCTTGCTCGATACTGCAAACTTCTAGAAGAGAATTCATTCAGGGGGAGGACAGCTGATTTCTTTTACATGCTCATATTTGGTGCCACTGTTTTGACTGGCATTGTTCTTGTTGGTGTTACGATACCTTATTTGTCAGAGTCGTTTGCGAAAATCATATTTCTTAGTAACTCATTGACGTTCATGATG GTTTATGTCTGGAGCAAGCAAAATCCTTTTATCCACATGAGCTTCCTGGGTCTCTTTACCTTTACAGCAGCTTACCTGCCATGG GTTCTGCTAGGATTCTCTGTGCTTGTTGGTGCTAGCGCTTGGGTGGATCTTCTG ggAATGATAGCTGGTCATGCTTATTATTTTCTGGAGGATGTATATCCACGAATGACCGGTCGCAGGCCGTTACGAACCCCGTCATTTATAAAGGCACTATTTGCTGATGATGCTGTTGTAGTGGCCCGGCCAGCAAATGTAAGGTTTGCTCCGCCACCTGTGGAGGAATTGCACGAAGATTGA